One genomic region from Mauremys reevesii isolate NIE-2019 linkage group 7, ASM1616193v1, whole genome shotgun sequence encodes:
- the PPRC1 gene encoding peroxisome proliferator-activated receptor gamma coactivator-related protein 1 isoform X3, with the protein MQSYLDSSVISIIEDFGSLTENKTCLDAPNELSLLTAITEILDSTDDETLSPFDTTLDSELLALPRERESSSFQKFLSLSRASPERSVPALDDPWGLSSPAAIGKVETSPMDLPWNRPLSCLEEPAAPKPRPSRAPRVERKLPRPQPLPQRSDGEEEEDTASPGQHGGVAATGGLRESPMDLCAEAGEEEAAWLEDTDIPCIISTGAGSLSELVKSMHPYCLPTLTVCLDPASEPVAKEFLSGPLLLEIVPGEGESLEIPVVLQLPAEGEGASGGALEPLLPVGMPAQGRETGGPVRAPQEEPPSPTQARESPRGVDPEAKDEVRQRDQDLEGSSRHSTEAPVGGKRQGTEKGRGRERARKSRKKKREESQKGQAKPDGDWVVRRLRSTSTVQPPAPERSPSWAARPSVQVSTFLEKQLEQAKKEGQMELRSARGRPRAAAAGGALQRKGRPAVQKQLEAEKPNTQPAGQSAETPGPSERAVPSPGEQGEGAPGCSEGSQPAPREGSTPPPRDLSAEGEAPRSPQEAEWAGAEAAGWPSKPKALSLTEYRLRMLRRQPSGADGKEGEKQAASKWPSVPEPPTELAEIPCLMAPVRPPPSQPAQPVETPSSQRGPETPASPPATPPLARKAPAGPPQPGPAPVPPGLQLPVPPPALGAAGAVMPLASPAPYGLYPPVPSWPCFGPLPAGYPSLPPPPAAGGSPNAFHLVPGLPPPAVAWPPPALPPPPFGPGAPCAPVGWPLGLQPPYWPGVPLPPAMVYSDPGANPFPGSPAALAPSCQEPSAFTAQPTKPVLASQATAAAKHEVPAQPPQRGAQPSGRASDPRRQSRPVGEPPAPQPVGQPPIATARTVGESTAAWPVGQPPAQPTREPPAPWPVGKSFAAQPPIVTARPMGESVSAAAPRPVGESTAAQPTREPPAQSIRQPPAPQPTGQPPAPQPAGQPPDTCLRAEAAAPAKVPVPSLLEGAPPDPKGAVLQEPRPPGCTSFPGKAGALLRAREESQPAKPAPARPWRHRPLVGPAQPGASKDIVQAFISEIGIEASDLSSLLEQFEKTEATKEELHMRRPRDRLAPGNAGRSESHQDKNAPDSLHAPELANVAGLTPPATPPHQLWKPLAAVSLLGKPGAAPQEGSQRTAKFMEAKPLPQSKPRGKGQPPTTCSPPPSHVGSGDHDYCIRGPAQPEEGARLPGTSAPSELGSRWNVKHHQDITIKPPSSLPTRTLAWPGLSPQPGAAPGSSEQLDHRTSAQSQAAADRSSPPPSVLLSPDASPCRDEEPRTRDPQPKQLAAKRSLRCYRRRGASPSPRARASRSFSSTSSGASASSSSSSSRSRSRSRSRSLSPPPKRWRRYRSRRSRSSHSSSRSSCGSCGRSRGRSSSSSSSSSSSSSSYSSRSSSASRSRSRSPSPRRRSNRRRRYDSCDPPDRCQHQKVLHKERAIEERRVVFIGKIPSRMTRAELRHRFSVFGDIEECTLHFRAEGDNYGFVTYRYAKEAFAAIESGHKLRRPDEQPFDLCFGGRRQFCRRNYADLDSNREDFDPAPIKSKFDSLDFDTLLKQAQRKLRR; encoded by the exons ATGCAGAGCTACCTGGACTCCTCCGTGATCTCTATCATCGAGGACTTTGGCTCCCTGACCGAG AACAAGACCTGCCTGGATGCTCCAAACGAGCTGTCCCTGCTGACGGCCATCACCGAGATCCTGGACAGCACGGACGACGAGACCCTGTCTCCGTTTGACACCACCCTGGACTCCGAATTGCTGGCACTGCCCCGGGAACGCGAGAGTTCTTCG TTTCAGAAGTTTCTCAGCTTGTCCCGGGCCTCCCCTGAGCGCAGCGTTCCTGCCCTAGACGATCCGTGGGGCCTCAGCAGCCCAGCCGCCATCGGCAAG GTGGAGACGAGCCCCATGGATCTGCCGTGGAACCGTCCACTGAGCTGCCTTGAAGAGCCGGCAGCGCCCAAGCCGCGGCCCAGCAGAGCGCCCCGAGTGGAGCGGAAgctccccaggccccagcccctcccacagcgcagcgatggggaggaggaggaggacactgCTAGCCCTGGGCAGCACGGCGGCGTGGCAGCAACAGGGGGTCTGCGGGagagccccatggatttgtgcgccgaggctggggaggaggaggcggcgtgGCTGGAAGACACTGACATTCCCTGCATCATTAGCACGGGGGCCGGGTCCCTCAGCGAGCTGGTGAAGTCCATGCACCCGTACTGCCTGCCCACGCTCACCGTGTGCCTGGACCCTGCCAGCGAGCCGGTGGCGAAAGAGTTCTTATCCGGCCCGCTCCTGCTGGAGATTGTGCCGGGCGAAGGCGAGAGCCTGGAGATCCCCgtggtcctgcagctcccagctgaagGGGAGGGAGCCAGCGGTGGTGCCCTGGAGCCGTTGCTGCCAGTGGGAATGCCTGCCCAGGGGCGCGAGACTGGGGGCCCCGTCAGGGCCCCCCAAGAGGAGCCTCCCAGCCCGACCCAGGCGAGAGAGTCCCCCCGGGGGGTTGACCCCGAAGCGAAGGACGAGGTGAGGCAAAGAGACCAGGATCTGGAGGGCAGCTCCCGGCACAGCACGGAGGCACCAGTGGGCGGGAAGCGCCAGGGCACCGAGAAGGGCCGAGGGCGCGAGAGGGCCAGGAAAAGCCGGAAAAAGAAGAGGGAGGAATCGCAGAAGGGCCAGGCCAAGCCAGATGGGGACTGGGTGGTGCGCAGGCTCCGCTCCACGTCCAcggtgcagcccccagcccccgagCGCTCCCCCAGCTGGGCAGCCCGGCCCTCCGTGCAAGTGTCCACCTTCCTGGAAAAGCAGCTGGAGCAGGCCAAGAAGGAAGGGCAGATGGAGCTGCGGTCGGCCAGAGGGAGGCCTAGGGCAGCGGCAGCCGGGGGCgccctgcagaggaaggggcGCCCTGCGGTGCAGAAGCAGCTGGAGGCGGAGAAGCCCAACACGCAGCCAGCTGGGCAGAGTGCCGAGACCCCCGGGCCTTCGGAGCGGGCCGTGCCCAGCCCCGGCGAGCAGGGAGAGGGAGCTCCTGGGTGCAGTGAGGGGAGCCAGCCTGCCCCCCGCGAAGGgagcacccccccgccccgggacCTCAGTGCTGAGGGGGAGGCTCCCCGGAGCCCGCAGGAAGCGGAGTGGGCGGGGGCCGAGGCTGCCGGCTGGCCGTCCAAGCCCAAGGCGCTCAGCCTGACCGAGTACCGGCTGCGGATGCTGCGCCGCCAGCCCAGCGGGGCcgatgggaaggagggggagaagcaggcagcaagCAAGTGGCCCAGCGTCCCCGAGCCCCCCACGGAGCTGGCCGAGATCCCGTGCCTAATGGCGCCCGTCCGCCCCCCGCCCTCGCAGCCTGCCCAGCCCGTGGAGACGCCCAGCTCCCAGAGGGGCCCGGAGACACCTGCcagcccccctgccacccctcctctGGCCAGAAAGGCACCTGCGGGGCCCCCCCAGCCCGGGCCGGCTCCAGTGCCCCCGGGGCTACAGCTGCCTGTCCCCCCGCCGGCCCTGGGGGCTGCTGGTGCAGTGATGCCGCTGGCCTCCCCTGCACCCTATGGCCTCTACCCACCGGTGCCTTCCTGGCCTTGCTTTGGGCCTCTGCCTGCTGGCTACCCCAGTCTGCCTCCGCCGCCGGCCGCTGGCGGGTCACCCAATGCCTTTCACCTGGTGCCTGGCCTGCCCCCGCCAGCCGTGGCCtggcccccccctgccctgccacctcctCCCTTCGGCCCAGGCGCGCCGTGTGCCCCCGTGGGCTGGCCCCTGGGCCTCCAGCCGCCCTACTGGCCCGGGGTCCCCCTGCCGCCTGCCATGGTGTACAGCGATCCAGGGGCAAACCCCTTCCCAGGTAGCCCAGCCGCCCTGGCACCGAGCTGCCAAGAGCCCTCAGCTTTCACCGCGCAGCCAACGAAGCCAGTGCTGGCCAGCCAGGCCACCGCTGCTGCCAAGCACGaggtgccagcccagcccccgcagCGCGGTGCACAGCCCTCCGGCCGGGCATCTGATCCCAGGAGGCAGAGCCGGCCCGTgggggagccccctgccccccagcctgtaGGGCAGCCCCCTATTGCCACCGCCCGGACTGTGGGGGAGTCAACCGCTGCCTGGCCTGtggggcagccccctgcc cagcccacgagggagccccctgccccctggcctgTGGGGAAGTcgtttgctgcccagccccctatTGTCACCGCCAGGCCCATGGGGGAGTctgtttctgctgctgcccctcggCCCGTGGGGGAGTCAACTGCTGCCCAGCCCACGAGGGAGCCCCCTGCCCAATCTATaaggcagccccctgccccacagcccacggggcagccccctgccccacagcccgcGGGGCAGCCCCCTGATacctgcctcagggcagaggctgCAGCTCCAGCAAAGGTCCCagtgcccagcctgctggaggggGCCCCACCAGACCCCAAGGGCGCTGTCCTGCAAGAGCCCCGGCCGCCTGGGTGCACGTCCTTCCCCGGGAAAGCAGGGGCACTGCTGAGAGCGCGTGAGGAGAGCCAGCCCGccaagccagcccctgcccggccATGGAGACACCGGCCCCTCGtcggcccggcccagcctggcGCCAGCAAGGACATCGTGCAGGCCTTCATCAGTGAAATCG GAATCGAAGCCTCCGACCTgtccagcctgctggagcagttCGAGAAGACTGAAG CCACGAAGGAGGAGCTGCACATGCGACGCCCTAGAGACAGGCTGGCGCCGGGGAATGCTGG caggtcGGAGAGCCACCAGGACAAGAACGCGCCAGACAGCCTGCATGCTCCGGAGCTGGCCAACGTCGCCG GCCTCACCCCGCCGGCAACGCCGCCCCACCAGCTCTGGAAGCCCCTGGCTGCCGTCTCgctgctggggaagcctgggGCCGCCCCCCAGGAGGGCAGCCAGAGAACTGCCAAGTTCATGGAGGCCAAGCCGCTGCCCCAGAGCAAACCTCGGGGGAAGGGCCAGCCCCCCACGACCTGCAGCCCACCCCCCAGCCATGTGGGCTCCGGTGACCATGACTACTGCATCCGTGGCCCtgcccagccagaggagggcgccAGGCTCCCTGGCACATCGGCCCCGTCGGAGCTGGGCTCCCGCTGGAACGTGAAGCATCACCAGGATATCACCATCAAGccgccttcctccctccccacacggACGCTGGCCTGGCCCGGGCTCAGCCCCCAGCCTGGCGCTGCCCCTGGCTCCAGCGAGCAGCTGGATCACCGGACTAGTGCCCAAAGCCAGGCTGCCGCTGAcaggagcagcccccccccctcggTCCTGCTGTCTCCGGACGCGTCCCCCTGCCGGGACGAGGAGCCACGGACTCGGGACCCGCAGCCGAAGCAGCTGGCTGCCAAGAGGTCCCTGCGCTGCTACCGGAGACGTGGGGCCTCGCCAAGCCCCCGGGCCCGCGCCAGCCGCTCTTTCAGCTCCACGTCCAGCGGGGCCAGCGCCTCctcgtcttcctcctcctcccggtCTCGGTCCCGGTCTCGGTCCCGGTCGCTGTCTCCCCCACCAAAGCGGTGGCGAAG GTATCGCTCCAGACGCTCTCGTAGCTCCCACTCCTCCTCCCGCTCTAGCTGTGGGTCGTGCGGCCGGTCCCGGGGGAGGTCGTCGTCGTCGTCGTCCTCGTCCTCGTCCTCGTCCTCGTCCTACTCGTCCAGATCCTCCTCGGCTTCCCGCAGCCGCTCCCGCTCCCCGTCCCCCCGCAGGAGGAGTAACCGGAGGAGAAG ATACGATTCCTGCGACCCTCCGGATCGCTGCCAGCACCAGAAGGTCCTCCACAAGGAACGTGCAATA gaggagaggagagtcGTCTTCATCGGCAAGATCCCCAGCAGGATGACGCGGGCAGAGCTCCGGCACCGCTTCTCCGTGTTCGGGGACATCGAGGAGTGCACCCTCCACTTCCGGGCTGAGGG ggaCAACTATGGCTTCGTCACCTACCGCTACGCCAAGGAGGCCTTCGCCGCCATCGAGAGTGGCCACAAGCTGCGGCGCCCCGACGAGCAGCCCTTCGACCTGTGCTTCGGGGGGCGGCGCCAGTTCTGCAGGAGGAACTACGCGGACCTGG ATTCCAACCGGGAAGATTTCGACCCTGCCCCCATCAAGAGCAAGTTCGACTCCCTCGACTTCGACACCTTATTGAAGCAGGCGCAGCGCAAGCTGCGGAGGTAG
- the PPRC1 gene encoding peroxisome proliferator-activated receptor gamma coactivator-related protein 1 isoform X4, whose product MDLPWNRPLSCLEEPAAPKPRPSRAPRVERKLPRPQPLPQRSDGEEEEDTASPGQHGGVAATGGLRESPMDLCAEAGEEEAAWLEDTDIPCIISTGAGSLSELVKSMHPYCLPTLTVCLDPASEPVAKEFLSGPLLLEIVPGEGESLEIPVVLQLPAEGEGASGGALEPLLPVGMPAQGRETGGPVRAPQEEPPSPTQARESPRGVDPEAKDEVRQRDQDLEGSSRHSTEAPVGGKRQGTEKGRGRERARKSRKKKREESQKGQAKPDGDWVVRRLRSTSTVQPPAPERSPSWAARPSVQVSTFLEKQLEQAKKEGQMELRSARGRPRAAAAGGALQRKGRPAVQKQLEAEKPNTQPAGQSAETPGPSERAVPSPGEQGEGAPGCSEGSQPAPREGSTPPPRDLSAEGEAPRSPQEAEWAGAEAAGWPSKPKALSLTEYRLRMLRRQPSGADGKEGEKQAASKWPSVPEPPTELAEIPCLMAPVRPPPSQPAQPVETPSSQRGPETPASPPATPPLARKAPAGPPQPGPAPVPPGLQLPVPPPALGAAGAVMPLASPAPYGLYPPVPSWPCFGPLPAGYPSLPPPPAAGGSPNAFHLVPGLPPPAVAWPPPALPPPPFGPGAPCAPVGWPLGLQPPYWPGVPLPPAMVYSDPGANPFPGSPAALAPSCQEPSAFTAQPTKPVLASQATAAAKHEVPAQPPQRGAQPSGRASDPRRQSRPVGEPPAPQPVGQPPIATARTVGESTAAWPVGQPPAQPTREPPAPWPVGKSFAAQPPIVTARPMGESVSAAAPRPVGESTAAQPTREPPAQSIRQPPAPQPTGQPPAPQPAGQPPDTCLRAEAAAPAKVPVPSLLEGAPPDPKGAVLQEPRPPGCTSFPGKAGALLRAREESQPAKPAPARPWRHRPLVGPAQPGASKDIVQAFISEIGIEASDLSSLLEQFEKTEATKEELHMRRPRDRLAPGNAGRSESHQDKNAPDSLHAPELANVAGLTPPATPPHQLWKPLAAVSLLGKPGAAPQEGSQRTAKFMEAKPLPQSKPRGKGQPPTTCSPPPSHVGSGDHDYCIRGPAQPEEGARLPGTSAPSELGSRWNVKHHQDITIKPPSSLPTRTLAWPGLSPQPGAAPGSSEQLDHRTSAQSQAAADRSSPPPSVLLSPDASPCRDEEPRTRDPQPKQLAAKRSLRCYRRRGASPSPRARASRSFSSTSSGASASSSSSSSRSRSRSRSRSLSPPPKRWRRYRSRRSRSSHSSSRSSCGSCGRSRGRSSSSSSSSSSSSSSYSSRSSSASRSRSRSPSPRRRSNRRRRYDSCDPPDRCQHQKVLHKERAIGRPLPHQGPERSPPRQRKGTPYEERRVVFIGKIPSRMTRAELRHRFSVFGDIEECTLHFRAEGDNYGFVTYRYAKEAFAAIESGHKLRRPDEQPFDLCFGGRRQFCRRNYADLDSNREDFDPAPIKSKFDSLDFDTLLKQAQRKLRR is encoded by the exons ATGGATCTGCCGTGGAACCGTCCACTGAGCTGCCTTGAAGAGCCGGCAGCGCCCAAGCCGCGGCCCAGCAGAGCGCCCCGAGTGGAGCGGAAgctccccaggccccagcccctcccacagcgcagcgatggggaggaggaggaggacactgCTAGCCCTGGGCAGCACGGCGGCGTGGCAGCAACAGGGGGTCTGCGGGagagccccatggatttgtgcgccgaggctggggaggaggaggcggcgtgGCTGGAAGACACTGACATTCCCTGCATCATTAGCACGGGGGCCGGGTCCCTCAGCGAGCTGGTGAAGTCCATGCACCCGTACTGCCTGCCCACGCTCACCGTGTGCCTGGACCCTGCCAGCGAGCCGGTGGCGAAAGAGTTCTTATCCGGCCCGCTCCTGCTGGAGATTGTGCCGGGCGAAGGCGAGAGCCTGGAGATCCCCgtggtcctgcagctcccagctgaagGGGAGGGAGCCAGCGGTGGTGCCCTGGAGCCGTTGCTGCCAGTGGGAATGCCTGCCCAGGGGCGCGAGACTGGGGGCCCCGTCAGGGCCCCCCAAGAGGAGCCTCCCAGCCCGACCCAGGCGAGAGAGTCCCCCCGGGGGGTTGACCCCGAAGCGAAGGACGAGGTGAGGCAAAGAGACCAGGATCTGGAGGGCAGCTCCCGGCACAGCACGGAGGCACCAGTGGGCGGGAAGCGCCAGGGCACCGAGAAGGGCCGAGGGCGCGAGAGGGCCAGGAAAAGCCGGAAAAAGAAGAGGGAGGAATCGCAGAAGGGCCAGGCCAAGCCAGATGGGGACTGGGTGGTGCGCAGGCTCCGCTCCACGTCCAcggtgcagcccccagcccccgagCGCTCCCCCAGCTGGGCAGCCCGGCCCTCCGTGCAAGTGTCCACCTTCCTGGAAAAGCAGCTGGAGCAGGCCAAGAAGGAAGGGCAGATGGAGCTGCGGTCGGCCAGAGGGAGGCCTAGGGCAGCGGCAGCCGGGGGCgccctgcagaggaaggggcGCCCTGCGGTGCAGAAGCAGCTGGAGGCGGAGAAGCCCAACACGCAGCCAGCTGGGCAGAGTGCCGAGACCCCCGGGCCTTCGGAGCGGGCCGTGCCCAGCCCCGGCGAGCAGGGAGAGGGAGCTCCTGGGTGCAGTGAGGGGAGCCAGCCTGCCCCCCGCGAAGGgagcacccccccgccccgggacCTCAGTGCTGAGGGGGAGGCTCCCCGGAGCCCGCAGGAAGCGGAGTGGGCGGGGGCCGAGGCTGCCGGCTGGCCGTCCAAGCCCAAGGCGCTCAGCCTGACCGAGTACCGGCTGCGGATGCTGCGCCGCCAGCCCAGCGGGGCcgatgggaaggagggggagaagcaggcagcaagCAAGTGGCCCAGCGTCCCCGAGCCCCCCACGGAGCTGGCCGAGATCCCGTGCCTAATGGCGCCCGTCCGCCCCCCGCCCTCGCAGCCTGCCCAGCCCGTGGAGACGCCCAGCTCCCAGAGGGGCCCGGAGACACCTGCcagcccccctgccacccctcctctGGCCAGAAAGGCACCTGCGGGGCCCCCCCAGCCCGGGCCGGCTCCAGTGCCCCCGGGGCTACAGCTGCCTGTCCCCCCGCCGGCCCTGGGGGCTGCTGGTGCAGTGATGCCGCTGGCCTCCCCTGCACCCTATGGCCTCTACCCACCGGTGCCTTCCTGGCCTTGCTTTGGGCCTCTGCCTGCTGGCTACCCCAGTCTGCCTCCGCCGCCGGCCGCTGGCGGGTCACCCAATGCCTTTCACCTGGTGCCTGGCCTGCCCCCGCCAGCCGTGGCCtggcccccccctgccctgccacctcctCCCTTCGGCCCAGGCGCGCCGTGTGCCCCCGTGGGCTGGCCCCTGGGCCTCCAGCCGCCCTACTGGCCCGGGGTCCCCCTGCCGCCTGCCATGGTGTACAGCGATCCAGGGGCAAACCCCTTCCCAGGTAGCCCAGCCGCCCTGGCACCGAGCTGCCAAGAGCCCTCAGCTTTCACCGCGCAGCCAACGAAGCCAGTGCTGGCCAGCCAGGCCACCGCTGCTGCCAAGCACGaggtgccagcccagcccccgcagCGCGGTGCACAGCCCTCCGGCCGGGCATCTGATCCCAGGAGGCAGAGCCGGCCCGTgggggagccccctgccccccagcctgtaGGGCAGCCCCCTATTGCCACCGCCCGGACTGTGGGGGAGTCAACCGCTGCCTGGCCTGtggggcagccccctgcc cagcccacgagggagccccctgccccctggcctgTGGGGAAGTcgtttgctgcccagccccctatTGTCACCGCCAGGCCCATGGGGGAGTctgtttctgctgctgcccctcggCCCGTGGGGGAGTCAACTGCTGCCCAGCCCACGAGGGAGCCCCCTGCCCAATCTATaaggcagccccctgccccacagcccacggggcagccccctgccccacagcccgcGGGGCAGCCCCCTGATacctgcctcagggcagaggctgCAGCTCCAGCAAAGGTCCCagtgcccagcctgctggaggggGCCCCACCAGACCCCAAGGGCGCTGTCCTGCAAGAGCCCCGGCCGCCTGGGTGCACGTCCTTCCCCGGGAAAGCAGGGGCACTGCTGAGAGCGCGTGAGGAGAGCCAGCCCGccaagccagcccctgcccggccATGGAGACACCGGCCCCTCGtcggcccggcccagcctggcGCCAGCAAGGACATCGTGCAGGCCTTCATCAGTGAAATCG GAATCGAAGCCTCCGACCTgtccagcctgctggagcagttCGAGAAGACTGAAG CCACGAAGGAGGAGCTGCACATGCGACGCCCTAGAGACAGGCTGGCGCCGGGGAATGCTGG caggtcGGAGAGCCACCAGGACAAGAACGCGCCAGACAGCCTGCATGCTCCGGAGCTGGCCAACGTCGCCG GCCTCACCCCGCCGGCAACGCCGCCCCACCAGCTCTGGAAGCCCCTGGCTGCCGTCTCgctgctggggaagcctgggGCCGCCCCCCAGGAGGGCAGCCAGAGAACTGCCAAGTTCATGGAGGCCAAGCCGCTGCCCCAGAGCAAACCTCGGGGGAAGGGCCAGCCCCCCACGACCTGCAGCCCACCCCCCAGCCATGTGGGCTCCGGTGACCATGACTACTGCATCCGTGGCCCtgcccagccagaggagggcgccAGGCTCCCTGGCACATCGGCCCCGTCGGAGCTGGGCTCCCGCTGGAACGTGAAGCATCACCAGGATATCACCATCAAGccgccttcctccctccccacacggACGCTGGCCTGGCCCGGGCTCAGCCCCCAGCCTGGCGCTGCCCCTGGCTCCAGCGAGCAGCTGGATCACCGGACTAGTGCCCAAAGCCAGGCTGCCGCTGAcaggagcagcccccccccctcggTCCTGCTGTCTCCGGACGCGTCCCCCTGCCGGGACGAGGAGCCACGGACTCGGGACCCGCAGCCGAAGCAGCTGGCTGCCAAGAGGTCCCTGCGCTGCTACCGGAGACGTGGGGCCTCGCCAAGCCCCCGGGCCCGCGCCAGCCGCTCTTTCAGCTCCACGTCCAGCGGGGCCAGCGCCTCctcgtcttcctcctcctcccggtCTCGGTCCCGGTCTCGGTCCCGGTCGCTGTCTCCCCCACCAAAGCGGTGGCGAAG GTATCGCTCCAGACGCTCTCGTAGCTCCCACTCCTCCTCCCGCTCTAGCTGTGGGTCGTGCGGCCGGTCCCGGGGGAGGTCGTCGTCGTCGTCGTCCTCGTCCTCGTCCTCGTCCTCGTCCTACTCGTCCAGATCCTCCTCGGCTTCCCGCAGCCGCTCCCGCTCCCCGTCCCCCCGCAGGAGGAGTAACCGGAGGAGAAG ATACGATTCCTGCGACCCTCCGGATCGCTGCCAGCACCAGAAGGTCCTCCACAAGGAACGTGCAATA GGCCGGCCCCTCCCACACCAGGGCCCAGAGCGGAGCCCCCCCAGGCAGAGAAAGGGGACGCCCTAT gaggagaggagagtcGTCTTCATCGGCAAGATCCCCAGCAGGATGACGCGGGCAGAGCTCCGGCACCGCTTCTCCGTGTTCGGGGACATCGAGGAGTGCACCCTCCACTTCCGGGCTGAGGG ggaCAACTATGGCTTCGTCACCTACCGCTACGCCAAGGAGGCCTTCGCCGCCATCGAGAGTGGCCACAAGCTGCGGCGCCCCGACGAGCAGCCCTTCGACCTGTGCTTCGGGGGGCGGCGCCAGTTCTGCAGGAGGAACTACGCGGACCTGG ATTCCAACCGGGAAGATTTCGACCCTGCCCCCATCAAGAGCAAGTTCGACTCCCTCGACTTCGACACCTTATTGAAGCAGGCGCAGCGCAAGCTGCGGAGGTAG